The Chloroflexi bacterium ADurb.Bin180 genome has a window encoding:
- the pbpG_1 gene encoding Penicillin-binding protein 2D, with protein sequence MNSWKAYKLRQLQQKKPRPVFQWLSVLLLGLMLSGVLLVAAGAGGAFAVYAYYSQQLPSAEEFGKTAMSSFKSTKVYDRTGEKLLYEIVPPEEGARTVVPLHQIPEYLRYATIALEDRSFYENPYGINISGLFRSFINNLRGLPVQGGSSIAQQLVRNVVMTSEERYTRSYDRKIKEVILAFELSRRFPGVEGKDRILEWYLNLVSYGFPNGVEAASEFYFGKHVWELDLAESAMLAHLPNAPSLNPIDDLEAAKARQAIVLDQMYLQGYITAEEAWNAKQEKLTIVSKPYEIVAPHWVMYVRKQLEDRFGLDAVYRGGLKVITSLDLELQNEAERIAREHIATVSEKHKVHNAAVVVIDAQTGEILCMVGSLNYFDSKISGQVNVATSERQPGSSFKPFTYVTAFAQGYSPASMVMDVRTSFPDDPNPPYVPENNDRKFRGPVSLRTALGNSLNVPAVAMLYQVGVKNVLETAHRMGINTLTRPFYGLSLTLGGGEVTLLDLAYAYSVFANQGQMVGEPVATGQLKPGFRTLNPVSILRIEDSQGQVVYEHDEPQRTEVLRPQLAYLITDVLSDSRARTLTFAWDSPIQMGPDVAVKTGSTNDYRDAWTIGYTNRLVVGVWVGNSDNTAMENMPGSRGAGPIWRGVMDWLLQRVPASKFVPPDGLERVEVDATSGLLPTQYSPRKVKDIFIQGNAPTKSDDVHVPVRICQVSGKRATAFCPPETTVEQVFEVYPAEASDWVRESQIPQPPTEYCDLHGPSATTADIAITRPALYSQVTGVVPIWGNARPGDFRLYQVRYGSGMSPSAWVPIGGDHYDRVDNNILEYWDVSQLKDGLYTLELVVVEGSGNYRSSRVQAIVDNTAPKVEIIHPLENAVYTLESDEWVNIQVDAVDNYSMDRVEFFLDGQQIGYSTVAPFTKKWTIALTNTLPALSVDPLVISSTAVITTGDLYIEAQTWFDGRVITITRSITDMHVITRTAVLTSGFGVISDTAGYTETHLVHVIGYDSAGNKTESEKVRIYTIHKPKEEKKETPTPQPVGQLWLPNRRKQQPLTG encoded by the coding sequence ATGAATTCCTGGAAAGCGTACAAGCTGCGTCAGTTGCAGCAAAAAAAGCCCCGCCCGGTCTTTCAGTGGCTGAGCGTTCTGCTGCTGGGCCTGATGCTCAGCGGTGTGTTGCTGGTCGCCGCGGGCGCCGGCGGCGCGTTCGCGGTGTACGCTTACTACAGCCAGCAATTGCCATCGGCCGAGGAGTTCGGTAAGACCGCGATGTCCTCATTCAAGAGCACCAAGGTCTATGACCGAACTGGCGAAAAGCTCTTGTACGAAATCGTGCCCCCTGAAGAGGGGGCACGAACTGTTGTGCCCCTGCATCAAATCCCCGAGTACTTGCGCTACGCGACCATCGCGCTGGAAGACCGCTCGTTCTATGAGAACCCCTACGGGATCAACATCAGTGGATTATTCCGTTCGTTCATCAACAACCTGCGCGGGTTGCCAGTGCAGGGCGGGAGCTCGATTGCACAACAGCTCGTACGCAACGTGGTGATGACTTCCGAAGAGCGCTACACACGCAGCTATGACCGCAAGATCAAAGAGGTCATCCTGGCCTTTGAGCTGAGCCGAAGGTTCCCCGGTGTTGAGGGCAAGGACCGCATTCTCGAGTGGTACCTGAACCTGGTGTCTTACGGTTTTCCCAATGGCGTGGAGGCGGCTTCCGAGTTTTACTTTGGAAAGCATGTGTGGGAGCTCGACCTGGCCGAGTCAGCCATGCTCGCTCACCTGCCCAACGCGCCGTCACTGAACCCCATCGATGACCTGGAGGCGGCCAAGGCCCGCCAGGCGATCGTTCTCGATCAGATGTACCTGCAAGGCTACATCACGGCAGAGGAAGCCTGGAACGCCAAGCAGGAAAAGCTGACCATTGTCTCCAAGCCCTACGAGATTGTGGCACCGCACTGGGTGATGTACGTGCGCAAGCAGCTTGAGGACCGCTTTGGCCTGGACGCCGTGTACCGCGGAGGGCTCAAGGTTATCACCTCGCTGGACCTGGAGCTGCAGAATGAAGCGGAGCGGATCGCACGAGAGCATATCGCCACGGTGAGCGAGAAACACAAGGTTCACAACGCCGCCGTAGTGGTGATCGACGCGCAGACTGGCGAGATCCTGTGCATGGTTGGCAGTCTGAACTACTTTGACTCCAAGATCTCCGGACAGGTCAATGTGGCTACCTCCGAGCGGCAGCCTGGCTCGTCGTTCAAACCCTTCACCTATGTCACGGCTTTCGCGCAGGGCTATTCGCCGGCCTCGATGGTGATGGATGTTCGCACCAGTTTCCCCGATGATCCCAACCCGCCCTATGTGCCGGAGAACAACGACCGCAAGTTCCGCGGCCCGGTTTCGTTGAGAACGGCCCTCGGCAACTCGCTCAATGTTCCAGCGGTAGCCATGCTTTATCAGGTCGGCGTGAAGAATGTGCTTGAGACGGCGCACCGCATGGGCATCAACACTCTGACCCGCCCGTTCTACGGGCTGAGCCTGACTCTTGGCGGCGGTGAGGTCACGCTGCTCGACCTGGCCTATGCCTACAGTGTCTTTGCCAATCAGGGACAGATGGTGGGCGAGCCTGTGGCGACGGGCCAGCTCAAGCCCGGCTTCCGAACGCTGAATCCCGTGTCCATACTACGAATCGAGGATTCGCAGGGGCAAGTCGTCTATGAGCACGATGAGCCACAGCGCACCGAGGTGCTGCGTCCTCAACTGGCCTATCTCATCACCGACGTGCTCTCGGACAGCCGCGCCCGTACGTTGACCTTTGCCTGGGACAGTCCGATCCAGATGGGGCCCGACGTGGCGGTCAAGACGGGTAGCACAAACGACTATCGCGACGCCTGGACTATTGGGTATACGAATCGACTGGTGGTTGGTGTGTGGGTTGGCAATAGCGACAACACGGCGATGGAGAACATGCCAGGTAGCCGTGGTGCGGGACCGATCTGGCGCGGGGTCATGGACTGGCTGCTGCAGCGGGTGCCGGCGTCCAAGTTCGTGCCGCCAGATGGCCTGGAGCGTGTCGAAGTGGACGCAACCTCTGGTCTGCTGCCGACACAGTACTCGCCGCGCAAGGTGAAGGATATCTTTATCCAGGGCAACGCACCAACCAAGTCGGACGATGTGCACGTGCCGGTCAGAATCTGTCAGGTGTCTGGCAAGAGGGCCACGGCCTTCTGCCCGCCCGAGACGACGGTGGAGCAGGTATTCGAGGTCTATCCTGCCGAGGCGAGCGATTGGGTGCGTGAAAGCCAGATCCCGCAACCTCCGACCGAGTATTGCGACTTGCACGGCCCGAGCGCTACGACGGCCGACATAGCGATCACCCGGCCTGCGCTGTACTCGCAGGTAACGGGCGTGGTGCCCATCTGGGGCAACGCGCGTCCGGGCGACTTTCGGCTCTACCAGGTCCGCTATGGGTCGGGAATGTCGCCCTCAGCGTGGGTTCCTATTGGCGGGGACCACTATGACCGCGTGGACAACAATATCCTGGAATACTGGGATGTGAGTCAGCTCAAGGATGGTCTCTACACGCTGGAGCTAGTAGTAGTTGAAGGAAGCGGCAACTATCGGTCCTCGCGTGTACAAGCCATTGTCGACAACACCGCGCCGAAAGTGGAGATCATTCATCCCCTCGAGAACGCGGTGTACACTCTGGAGAGCGATGAGTGGGTCAACATCCAGGTGGACGCGGTCGATAACTACTCAATGGACCGGGTCGAGTTCTTCCTGGACGGTCAGCAGATCGGATACAGTACTGTTGCCCCGTTCACCAAGAAATGGACTATTGCTCTGACGAATACACTCCCGGCCCTGAGCGTTGATCCTCTGGTGATCAGCAGCACCGCCGTCATAACTACTGGCGACCTGTACATCGAGGCCCAGACGTGGTTTGACGGGCGGGTGATTACCATTACGCGTTCCATTACCGATATGCATGTGATCACCAGAACTGCAGTCCTCACTTCGGGCTTTGGTGTGATATCGGACACGGCGGGCTACACAGAGACGCACCTCGTACATGTGATCGGCTACGACTCGGCAGGTAACAAGACCGAGAGCGAAAAGGTGCGCATCTACACCATTCACAAGCCGAAAGAAGAGAAGAAAGAGACTCCGACCCCGCAACCGGTTGGTCAGTTGTGGCTGCCCAACCGCAGGAAGCAGCAGCCTCTCACGGGTTGA